In Gimesia benthica, a single window of DNA contains:
- a CDS encoding sigma-54-dependent transcriptional regulator, whose translation MQLNRSILIVEDEEVIRSSLAEFLTSEGYETMQASTVAKALELARDRDFNVAICDVQLPDGDGIELLRRLQNIKPSIFVLIITAYATVENTISAFKAGAFDYLVKPVIFDDLSHKLNRLFEYQKIFYENQILRRELARSPGIEEIVGSSKALQKLQSTIRKIAATNSNVLLSGESGTGKELFARSIHSNGPNREQRFLAVNCGMRPIELLESQLFGSAASSLQYPQAEQTGVFKNADGGTVYLDEISQLPLGTQGKLLRAIEYGEILPLGSAEPVKVDVRLIASTTRDLAEMVKTGEFEQDLFYRLDGMKIHIPALRERVDDIPELVEYFIAKHSRKMGKRVTGATSETIRALMSAEWKGNVRQLDNAIERAVMMCDDTLICLNDLPPELHQNEPPLPDVDDLRLALRHYERMHITRVLKDSADKREAAKRLKLGLSSLYRKIEELDIELE comes from the coding sequence GTGCAACTCAACCGCTCGATACTGATTGTCGAAGATGAAGAAGTCATCCGCAGCTCACTGGCCGAATTTCTGACCAGTGAAGGTTACGAAACCATGCAGGCTTCGACCGTGGCCAAGGCACTGGAGTTGGCCCGGGATCGGGATTTCAATGTCGCAATCTGCGATGTGCAGCTTCCGGACGGGGATGGTATTGAACTGCTCCGCCGGTTGCAGAATATCAAGCCGAGTATTTTCGTACTGATCATCACGGCGTACGCGACCGTCGAAAATACAATCTCTGCGTTCAAGGCGGGAGCGTTTGACTACCTGGTAAAACCGGTGATCTTTGACGACCTGTCTCACAAGCTCAACCGGCTGTTTGAATATCAGAAAATTTTCTACGAGAATCAGATTCTCCGACGAGAGCTGGCCCGCAGCCCCGGTATCGAGGAGATTGTCGGCAGCAGTAAGGCCCTGCAGAAACTGCAGAGTACAATCCGCAAGATCGCGGCTACGAACTCCAATGTGCTGCTCTCAGGGGAATCGGGGACCGGGAAAGAACTGTTTGCCCGCTCGATTCACTCGAACGGGCCCAATCGCGAACAACGCTTCCTGGCCGTGAACTGTGGAATGCGGCCCATTGAGCTCCTGGAATCGCAGCTGTTTGGATCCGCGGCCAGTTCGCTGCAGTACCCCCAGGCGGAGCAGACCGGCGTCTTCAAGAACGCCGATGGCGGTACAGTCTACCTGGATGAGATCTCACAGCTCCCGCTGGGAACCCAGGGTAAACTGCTGCGTGCCATTGAATACGGCGAGATCCTGCCGCTGGGAAGTGCAGAGCCTGTGAAGGTCGATGTACGACTCATCGCTTCCACGACACGCGACCTGGCAGAGATGGTCAAGACCGGCGAATTCGAGCAGGATCTGTTCTATCGGCTGGACGGGATGAAAATTCACATCCCTGCGCTGCGTGAGCGGGTGGACGATATCCCCGAGCTGGTTGAATATTTTATCGCCAAGCATTCGCGCAAGATGGGCAAGCGGGTTACAGGGGCGACCAGTGAAACGATTCGGGCGTTGATGTCAGCCGAGTGGAAAGGAAACGTCCGCCAGCTGGACAATGCCATCGAACGGGCGGTGATGATGTGCGACGACACATTGATCTGCCTGAACGATCTGCCGCCCGAACTGCATCAGAACGAGCCCCCACTACCAGACGTCGATGACCTGCGACTGGCGTTGCGTCATTACGAGCGGATGCACATCACCCGCGTGCTGAAGGACAGTGCCGACAAACGGGAGGCTGCCAAACGGCTCAAGCTGGGACTGTCGAGTCTGTATCGTAAGATTGAAGAACTCGATATTGAACTCGAATAA
- a CDS encoding sensor histidine kinase, which produces MNDHSVLKNQPETTDQPPAPSAESRAAAPPHLAPPPKIHHDAFTWELPAEEITLRIRWFGLCVGYVLVNFVGNDATIQVPQLNWILTLGAIYALADTWFSFRGKVFLGEWPLTISVMEALFIGLLCHYDTGLNSPFRFYYLLSLIVCSIRHSPLIAYVTLALHLLSYTTLLFPLQNAPPDWLTQILLMVVWMGWVAWASIAFSSLVKRTSLELSVANEQLKQNQELLEDRIARRTSDLQESQALLIQQEKHAAFGLLAAGIAHEVGNPLAGISSLVQLLNRHNNDEYTNKRLDEVDAQLRRIQRILRELIDFSRPATTERNRCYINEVITESLNIAKYYKRKKGKKIITRFAENLPPVQLVRDQLVQVFLNLILNAMDATEEGQSIEITTEARDGQILISVHDNGEGIKEVDKEKLFRPYFTTKSKGTGLGLFVCRNILEHSNTGTIRIDDTVSEGAKFVVALYCEEVKDLGEIPPGPAQEMKFVTT; this is translated from the coding sequence ATGAATGATCATTCAGTCCTGAAGAATCAGCCCGAAACGACAGACCAGCCACCGGCTCCGTCTGCCGAGAGCAGAGCTGCTGCGCCGCCGCATCTGGCACCGCCCCCCAAGATTCATCACGATGCCTTTACCTGGGAACTGCCTGCCGAAGAGATTACGCTGCGAATCCGCTGGTTTGGATTGTGTGTCGGGTATGTGCTGGTCAACTTTGTGGGCAACGATGCTACGATTCAGGTCCCTCAGCTGAACTGGATTCTGACCCTGGGGGCGATTTATGCCCTCGCGGATACCTGGTTCAGCTTTCGAGGCAAAGTCTTTCTGGGCGAATGGCCGCTGACCATTTCCGTGATGGAGGCGCTGTTTATCGGTCTGCTCTGTCATTACGACACCGGGCTGAACAGTCCGTTCCGCTTTTATTACCTGCTGTCGCTGATTGTCTGTTCGATTCGGCATTCACCGCTGATTGCTTATGTGACGCTGGCACTGCATCTGTTGAGCTACACGACGCTGCTGTTCCCCCTGCAGAATGCACCACCGGACTGGCTGACCCAGATACTGTTAATGGTCGTGTGGATGGGCTGGGTTGCCTGGGCCAGTATTGCGTTTTCCAGTCTGGTGAAACGCACGAGTCTGGAACTCTCGGTCGCCAACGAACAACTCAAACAGAACCAGGAACTGCTGGAAGACCGAATTGCCCGGCGGACCAGCGATCTGCAGGAATCACAGGCGTTGTTGATTCAGCAGGAGAAACATGCTGCCTTCGGTCTGCTGGCCGCGGGGATTGCGCACGAGGTCGGGAATCCGCTGGCGGGCATCAGTTCGCTCGTCCAGCTGCTGAACCGGCACAATAATGACGAGTATACGAACAAGCGACTGGACGAAGTCGACGCGCAGCTGCGGCGGATCCAGCGTATTTTACGCGAGCTGATCGATTTCAGCCGCCCGGCGACTACAGAGCGGAACCGCTGCTACATCAATGAGGTGATCACCGAATCACTGAATATCGCCAAGTATTATAAGCGGAAAAAGGGTAAGAAGATCATCACGCGATTCGCAGAGAACCTGCCCCCCGTGCAACTCGTGCGTGATCAGCTGGTGCAGGTGTTTCTGAACCTGATTCTGAATGCGATGGACGCCACCGAAGAGGGACAGTCGATTGAAATCACGACTGAAGCACGAGACGGACAGATCCTGATCTCCGTGCACGACAATGGTGAAGGCATCAAGGAAGTGGATAAGGAAAAACTGTTCCGCCCTTACTTCACGACCAAGTCCAAGGGAACGGGGCTGGGGCTGTTTGTCTGTCGCAATATTCTGGAACATTCCAATACAGGCACGATCCGAATTGACGATACCGTAAGTGAAGGGGCGAAATTCGTTGTCGCCCTGTACTGTGAAGAAGTAAAAGATCTGGGCGAAATTCCTCCGGGACCGGCCCAGGAAATGAAATTTGTAACTACCTGA
- the glgA gene encoding glycogen synthase GlgA has product MKIVVASSEAIPFAKTGGLADVASALSKALADAGHEVSLFLPCYPQSIAKRGLNLDEFELCPEKVMISVGSKEVEARLRKTGFPGSSATVYLVEQARYFDRPELYHEGGRDYQDNCERFIFFSRAVMEFTKKLNLSPDIIHANDWQTGLIPALLNIEYEDQPGFEKTAAVYTIHNMAFQGQYWHWDMLLTGIDWKYFNRHQMEFFGQLNLLKTGIVFSDMVTTVSPTYAKEIRTEQFGYGLHGVLDSHADRLVGILNGVDTTDWNPEIDPHIAANYSAQTVADGKPRCKAALQERMGLPQKPDVPLLGAISRMTDQKGFSLILDAAENLLATDVQLVILGTGDPYHETSFSELARRFPDKVSTLIGFDEILAHQIEAGLDIFLMPSQFEPCGLNQMYSLIYGTVPIVHEVGGLADSVVDASDTNLENGTANGFSFWHFDATVLYRQMRRAIDMYNDKPTWQQLMQNGMTRDWSWKHSAQNYLSVYQQALSFRANSTESVSASS; this is encoded by the coding sequence ATGAAAATCGTCGTAGCGAGTTCTGAAGCGATTCCTTTTGCCAAAACGGGTGGACTGGCTGATGTTGCCTCCGCGCTGTCTAAGGCACTGGCGGACGCCGGGCACGAGGTGAGCCTGTTTTTACCCTGCTACCCGCAGTCAATCGCGAAACGGGGGCTCAATCTGGATGAGTTCGAACTCTGTCCGGAAAAAGTAATGATCTCCGTCGGCAGCAAGGAAGTCGAAGCCCGTCTCCGCAAAACCGGATTCCCCGGTTCCAGCGCCACGGTTTACCTTGTCGAACAGGCCCGCTATTTTGATCGCCCCGAACTCTACCACGAGGGCGGCCGGGATTATCAGGATAACTGCGAACGCTTCATTTTCTTCAGCCGCGCCGTGATGGAGTTCACGAAAAAACTGAACCTCTCACCGGACATTATCCATGCCAACGACTGGCAGACAGGTCTGATCCCGGCGCTGCTCAACATTGAGTATGAAGACCAGCCCGGCTTCGAAAAGACCGCCGCCGTCTACACGATTCACAATATGGCTTTCCAGGGGCAGTACTGGCACTGGGATATGCTGCTCACCGGAATCGACTGGAAATACTTCAACCGCCACCAGATGGAATTCTTCGGGCAGTTGAACCTGCTCAAAACGGGCATCGTCTTCTCTGATATGGTAACAACGGTCAGCCCCACTTATGCGAAGGAAATCCGGACCGAGCAGTTCGGCTACGGTCTGCACGGCGTTCTCGATTCCCACGCGGATCGGCTGGTGGGCATACTCAACGGCGTCGATACGACCGACTGGAATCCCGAGATCGATCCGCACATTGCCGCGAATTATTCCGCACAGACGGTCGCGGACGGCAAGCCTCGCTGTAAAGCAGCACTGCAGGAACGGATGGGACTCCCCCAGAAACCCGACGTTCCACTCCTGGGGGCAATCTCCCGCATGACCGATCAGAAAGGTTTCTCTCTGATTCTGGATGCCGCCGAAAACCTGCTGGCCACAGACGTGCAACTGGTCATCCTGGGAACGGGAGACCCTTATCACGAGACCTCCTTCAGCGAACTGGCACGACGGTTTCCCGATAAGGTTTCCACGCTCATCGGCTTTGACGAAATCCTGGCCCACCAGATCGAAGCCGGCCTGGATATCTTCCTGATGCCCAGTCAGTTTGAACCCTGTGGTCTGAACCAGATGTATAGCCTGATTTATGGCACAGTCCCCATCGTGCATGAAGTCGGCGGTCTGGCAGATTCCGTCGTTGATGCCTCTGACACCAACCTCGAAAACGGAACCGCGAACGGCTTTTCCTTCTGGCACTTTGATGCGACCGTACTGTATCGACAGATGCGGCGTGCCATCGACATGTATAACGACAAACCTACCTGGCAGCAGCTGATGCAGAACGGCATGACCCGGGACTGGTCCTGGAAGCATAGCGCTCAGAACTACCTCTCAGTCTATCAGCAGGCGCTCAGTTTTCGTGCGAATAGTACTGAATCAGTTTCCGCCTCGTCTTAA
- a CDS encoding galactose-1-phosphate uridylyltransferase: protein MSEIRTDPLTGLTTIFAPERAKRPIAIKSSQGDEDQSAEQIASDPFAEGKEDETEPELFAVRAPGSKPNGPGWSLRVVDNKYPALTPVSTPGSEHDSFGVHEVIVECPHYETHISRLDLASFQNMFHAYRARLRVHRQNPRLQYAIIFKNQGVLGGASLGHAHSQLMVSHVIPEALQREIETAQQYQAEQGTSLFEQLAFDPVLVTEHFDLICPYASRFAFETWLIPRSRGTHYDHSRDEELNDLAAITRRLLKALETILGSHDLNFVIQTPPFPTGDDAGYTWTLRIYPRLAHLAGFELASQMYVNPVFPEQARKLLQRELAQEQS from the coding sequence ATGTCTGAAATTCGTACCGATCCGCTGACCGGGTTGACGACCATCTTTGCGCCGGAACGGGCCAAACGTCCCATCGCCATCAAGAGCAGTCAGGGCGACGAGGACCAGAGTGCTGAGCAGATCGCCTCCGATCCCTTTGCTGAGGGGAAGGAAGATGAGACCGAGCCTGAACTCTTCGCTGTCCGCGCACCCGGATCCAAACCCAACGGGCCCGGCTGGAGTCTGCGGGTGGTGGATAACAAATATCCTGCTCTCACACCCGTCTCGACACCCGGTTCCGAACACGATTCGTTCGGTGTGCACGAAGTCATTGTGGAATGTCCACATTATGAAACGCACATTTCCCGACTGGACCTCGCCAGCTTCCAGAACATGTTCCACGCCTATCGCGCCCGGTTGCGCGTGCATCGGCAGAACCCCCGGTTGCAGTATGCGATCATCTTCAAAAATCAGGGAGTTCTGGGAGGCGCTTCACTCGGCCACGCCCATTCTCAGCTGATGGTCAGTCACGTGATTCCCGAGGCGCTGCAGAGAGAGATTGAGACCGCACAACAGTATCAGGCAGAGCAGGGGACCTCGCTGTTCGAGCAGTTGGCTTTCGACCCGGTTCTGGTGACCGAACACTTCGATCTGATTTGCCCCTACGCCAGTCGGTTCGCTTTTGAAACCTGGCTGATTCCCCGTTCCCGCGGTACGCACTATGACCACTCCCGTGATGAGGAACTCAACGACCTGGCTGCAATCACCCGACGTCTGCTCAAGGCACTGGAGACGATTCTGGGCAGCCACGATCTGAACTTTGTCATTCAGACGCCCCCGTTTCCGACGGGAGACGACGCCGGGTACACCTGGACGCTGCGCATCTATCCCCGGCTGGCCCATCTGGCGGGTTTCGAACTCGCCTCCCAGATGTACGTTAATCCGGTCTTTCCCGAACAGGCGCGGAAGCTGCTCCAGCGGGAACTGGCGCAAGAGCAGTCTTAA
- a CDS encoding alpha-amylase/4-alpha-glucanotransferase domain-containing protein, whose translation MGCRLRLVLVIHNHQPVGNFEGVFEESYQNSYQPFLDVLSEYPDIPFSLHTSGSLMEWMVEAHPEYIDRVRGLAESGQVEILGGPFYEPILAGIPKSDRIGQIKAYTEYLKKLFGTPIRGMWVPERVWEQAFVSDLVDAGMEFTLLDDSHFSAAGVRAEKMHGYYLSEDEGRLLKIFPDNETLRYQIPFTDPVETIHYLKQIADHHPHSVVVFGDDGEKFGAWPGTYDHVYRDGWLRRFLDLLRQNSDWLKVTTLGESVDTVSPMGSCYLPDASYREMNEWALSSERQLELSHLKDKFSEDEEFERLKPYLRGGFWRNFRVKYSELNEMYSRMLLVSSRLQSLEATGVDAEDLPILHEARTELYRAQCNCPYWHGAFGGLYLPHLRNAIFKHLISADSLLEKINHRDNNWLEVEVADFNLDARKEIRLASHRLVSFLSPAHGGHLYELDIRGAKHNLLATLCRRPEPYHDIIRKAAQEQAQGAQNGEDIGKIHNAVRFKQPGLEQKLQYDNTPRKSLMDHFYQPGVDLDTVINGGGELGDFVEGVYLSSVRRTDDECDVRMSRKGHVGPYEVEVTKTVSLSKSAAGTLVVQYELSNLPTEVPLHFGVEFNFAGMAAGASDRYYYNHMGKQLGQLESKLDLEKLDRIGLVDEWLGLDAALDLSSPASIWTFPIETISQSEGGYELVHQSSVVIPHWEFVADDEGRWSVTITLSLDTSAAQAKALSEAAASGA comes from the coding sequence ATGGGCTGTCGACTTCGGCTCGTATTAGTCATTCACAACCATCAGCCAGTCGGGAATTTTGAAGGCGTTTTTGAAGAATCCTATCAAAACAGCTATCAGCCATTTCTCGATGTCTTGTCAGAATACCCGGATATCCCCTTTTCACTGCATACCTCAGGCAGCCTGATGGAATGGATGGTGGAAGCCCATCCGGAATACATCGATCGCGTCCGCGGTCTGGCAGAATCCGGGCAGGTGGAAATTCTGGGTGGTCCCTTTTACGAGCCCATTCTGGCCGGGATTCCCAAGTCTGACCGTATCGGCCAGATCAAAGCCTACACCGAATACCTCAAGAAGCTCTTCGGGACACCGATTCGCGGCATGTGGGTTCCGGAGCGCGTCTGGGAACAGGCCTTTGTATCTGACCTGGTCGACGCGGGTATGGAATTTACGCTGCTCGACGATTCGCACTTCAGTGCCGCCGGTGTGCGGGCGGAAAAAATGCACGGTTATTACCTGTCGGAAGACGAAGGTCGGCTGCTGAAAATTTTCCCCGACAACGAAACCCTCCGCTACCAGATTCCCTTTACCGATCCGGTCGAGACGATTCACTACCTGAAACAGATCGCCGACCATCATCCGCATTCGGTGGTCGTCTTTGGTGACGACGGGGAAAAATTCGGCGCCTGGCCCGGGACCTACGATCACGTCTACCGGGATGGCTGGCTGCGACGTTTCCTCGATCTGTTGCGTCAGAACAGTGACTGGCTCAAAGTGACCACGCTGGGCGAATCGGTCGACACCGTTTCCCCCATGGGCAGTTGTTACCTGCCGGATGCCAGCTATCGGGAAATGAACGAGTGGGCGCTCTCTTCCGAGCGGCAACTCGAACTGTCGCACCTCAAAGACAAATTCTCAGAAGACGAAGAATTCGAGCGTCTCAAACCGTACCTGCGGGGAGGCTTCTGGCGCAACTTCCGTGTGAAGTATTCAGAGCTCAACGAAATGTATTCGCGGATGCTGCTGGTCAGCAGTCGTCTGCAGAGCCTGGAAGCCACCGGAGTCGACGCAGAGGACCTGCCGATCCTGCACGAAGCCCGGACCGAACTTTACCGCGCTCAGTGTAACTGCCCTTACTGGCATGGCGCGTTCGGCGGTCTGTATCTGCCTCACCTGAGAAATGCGATCTTTAAGCATCTGATCTCAGCAGACTCGCTGCTGGAAAAGATCAATCACCGCGACAACAACTGGCTGGAAGTCGAAGTGGCTGACTTCAACCTGGATGCCCGCAAAGAAATCCGCCTGGCCAGCCATCGCCTGGTGAGTTTCCTCTCACCCGCGCATGGCGGTCATCTGTATGAACTGGATATCCGCGGCGCCAAACACAACCTGCTGGCCACGCTCTGTCGGCGTCCCGAGCCTTACCACGATATCATCCGCAAAGCGGCTCAGGAACAGGCTCAAGGTGCCCAGAACGGAGAGGATATCGGCAAGATCCATAACGCCGTCCGCTTCAAACAGCCGGGGCTCGAACAGAAACTGCAGTACGACAATACGCCTCGTAAGTCGCTGATGGATCACTTCTATCAGCCCGGCGTAGATCTCGATACCGTGATCAACGGCGGCGGAGAGCTGGGTGACTTCGTCGAAGGCGTCTACCTGAGTTCGGTACGCCGCACGGATGACGAATGCGATGTCCGCATGAGCCGTAAAGGGCACGTGGGACCGTATGAAGTCGAAGTTACCAAGACCGTCTCCTTAAGCAAGTCTGCTGCCGGAACGCTGGTCGTCCAGTATGAACTGTCGAACCTGCCCACTGAAGTACCTCTGCATTTCGGCGTCGAATTCAACTTCGCCGGCATGGCTGCGGGCGCCAGTGACCGTTACTACTACAACCACATGGGTAAGCAGCTTGGGCAGCTGGAATCAAAGCTGGACCTGGAGAAGCTCGATCGTATCGGTCTGGTTGACGAATGGCTCGGACTGGATGCGGCCCTCGATTTATCGTCGCCCGCCAGCATCTGGACCTTCCCCATCGAAACGATCAGCCAGTCTGAAGGGGGCTACGAACTCGTCCATCAGAGTTCAGTCGTCATCCCTCACTGGGAGTTTGTTGCCGACGATGAAGGACGCTGGTCGGTCACGATCACACTCTCTCTGGATACGTCCGCCGCACAGGCGAAGGCACTCAGCGAAGCAGCCGCTTCCGGCGCCTGA
- a CDS encoding DUF1501 domain-containing protein — translation MNLYHQQHVQAGRHGFSRRSFLRNVSLGAMAAGTLSFHDLMSVSAEELRKQGRSMILLWMSGGPSQFETFDPKPGTSSAGDKAPIQTAVSGIEISEEWKETAKVMQEIALIRSMTNKEGNHQRATYQMHTGYIPSGSVKHPSLGSNIVREIGNRELEIPSIVSVGATNGAGFLGVDYEPFNVSNPGSIPNNVAATVPDQRYQKRLGLLGRLDTEFASRGGEVVVKNHSKIYNKASAMVLSPQTRVFDLSEEPDTLRRQYGENNFGKGCLLARRLVEAGSTFIEVRSNGWDNHFDISESITQRSQEVDAGMATLISDLKQRGMLDRTLVVWMGEFGRTPKINARNGRDHYPRVFSAALAGGGVKGGQVIGSSTKDGSAVQDRPVTVTDLFCSICQSLNVNPKKENMSPLGRPMKIVDGGEVVQELFS, via the coding sequence ATGAATCTTTATCACCAACAGCATGTTCAGGCCGGCCGTCACGGATTTTCCCGACGGAGCTTCTTACGAAACGTTTCCCTGGGTGCCATGGCTGCAGGCACGCTCAGTTTTCACGATCTGATGAGCGTCTCCGCGGAAGAGCTCCGCAAACAGGGACGCTCGATGATCCTGCTCTGGATGTCCGGCGGACCCAGCCAGTTTGAAACTTTCGATCCCAAACCGGGAACTTCCAGTGCCGGTGATAAGGCACCGATCCAGACCGCTGTCTCAGGCATTGAGATTTCCGAAGAGTGGAAAGAGACCGCGAAGGTCATGCAGGAGATCGCCCTGATTCGCTCGATGACCAACAAAGAAGGGAATCACCAGCGTGCGACCTACCAGATGCACACCGGCTACATTCCTTCCGGTAGTGTCAAACACCCCAGCCTCGGTTCCAATATTGTGCGTGAGATTGGCAACCGGGAACTGGAGATTCCGTCGATTGTTTCGGTTGGTGCGACCAACGGGGCCGGGTTCCTGGGCGTCGATTATGAACCGTTCAACGTCAGCAATCCGGGGAGCATTCCCAACAACGTGGCTGCCACTGTTCCTGATCAGCGGTATCAGAAACGGTTGGGCCTGCTGGGACGCCTGGATACGGAATTCGCCAGTCGGGGTGGTGAAGTGGTCGTCAAAAACCACAGTAAGATTTATAACAAAGCCTCAGCCATGGTTCTGAGCCCGCAGACCAGAGTCTTCGACCTGAGCGAGGAACCGGATACCCTGCGTCGCCAGTACGGCGAGAACAACTTCGGTAAAGGCTGTCTGCTGGCCCGTCGGCTGGTCGAAGCGGGATCGACATTCATCGAAGTCCGCTCCAACGGCTGGGACAATCACTTCGACATTTCCGAGTCGATCACACAGCGTTCACAGGAAGTCGACGCCGGCATGGCGACCCTGATTTCAGATCTGAAACAGCGGGGCATGCTGGATCGCACACTGGTCGTCTGGATGGGTGAATTCGGGCGTACCCCGAAAATCAATGCCCGGAACGGACGCGATCATTATCCGCGTGTCTTCTCAGCCGCCCTGGCGGGCGGGGGCGTCAAAGGGGGACAGGTCATCGGATCTTCCACCAAAGACGGCTCTGCGGTTCAGGATCGTCCGGTCACCGTGACGGACCTGTTCTGTTCGATCTGCCAGTCTCTGAATGTGAATCCGAAGAAGGAAAACATGAGTCCGCTGGGACGTCCGATGAAAATCGTCGACGGCGGCGAAGTGGTTCAGGAACTGTTTTCCTGA
- a CDS encoding DUF1549 domain-containing protein: MMSFSIKRTAQLVSFLLLTLSVPLCHSSTFAATKKQERVSESELAAKVDALIEGELKKSGITPAPLASDEDFLRRVTFDLAGRMPTTSEVLLFGLDSTPDKRRAVIEELLKSDDYGVNWARYWRDVIYLRATDMRARLNEAQFVDWMTTQLNENKSWQEITTDLLTASGDVRENGSTALIFAHEGDPAELAAETSRIFLGIQIQCANCHDHPTDKWKRKDFHELAAFFPRVRVRPVRDSTPRTFEVVSMNQGDQFARRIQMLKNPEFLFRSYDRNRDGKLTQQEVQRTMMGRGFEQLVSRADTDGDKALTAEELKSMPLPENTQRFMSEYYMPDLNDPTSMGQVIQPVLFVGTKAPEGLDDLERREVLSKFLTSQANPWFSRAIVNRMWSEMLGEGFYMPIDDIGPERSAVYPEVLDALAQGFTASGYDLKWLCRTITNTRAYQRKMQKRSEGQLQTPFAAQLPTRLRGDQIFTAITQVFGVDDLQADRSAGNRRYQRSRSARGQFSSLFTFDPSTSQDEITGDVPQALFMMNSEALNGMLGANRSTKLAQIARDYPENKAAIQELYLLTLSREPSEKELEICEDYFQQAERRETALEDLMWSLLNSSEFITKR; encoded by the coding sequence ATGATGAGTTTTTCCATCAAACGCACGGCACAACTTGTGAGTTTTCTCCTACTTACATTGTCGGTCCCATTATGCCACTCTTCGACTTTCGCAGCAACAAAGAAGCAGGAGCGGGTCTCCGAATCGGAGCTGGCTGCCAAGGTTGACGCGCTGATCGAAGGGGAGCTGAAGAAATCAGGAATCACCCCGGCCCCCCTGGCCAGTGATGAGGATTTCCTCCGTCGGGTTACTTTTGACCTGGCCGGCAGAATGCCCACGACTTCCGAAGTGCTGCTGTTCGGACTGGACTCAACTCCCGACAAACGCCGGGCCGTGATTGAGGAACTGCTCAAGTCGGATGATTACGGGGTGAACTGGGCCCGCTACTGGCGGGATGTGATTTACCTCCGCGCCACCGACATGCGGGCTCGGCTGAACGAAGCTCAGTTTGTCGACTGGATGACCACACAGTTGAATGAGAACAAGAGCTGGCAGGAGATCACGACCGATCTGCTGACTGCCTCTGGTGACGTACGGGAAAACGGCAGCACGGCGTTGATCTTCGCACATGAAGGGGATCCGGCTGAGCTCGCTGCAGAAACCTCGCGTATCTTTCTGGGAATCCAGATTCAGTGTGCCAACTGTCACGATCATCCGACCGACAAATGGAAGCGGAAAGACTTCCACGAGCTGGCGGCCTTCTTCCCCCGCGTGCGCGTGCGTCCCGTACGTGATTCGACTCCACGTACGTTCGAAGTGGTATCGATGAATCAGGGGGACCAGTTTGCCCGCCGGATTCAAATGCTGAAAAATCCCGAGTTCCTGTTCCGCTCTTACGACCGCAATCGCGATGGCAAGCTGACCCAGCAGGAAGTGCAGCGGACCATGATGGGACGGGGCTTTGAACAACTGGTCTCCCGTGCTGACACAGACGGCGACAAAGCGCTGACCGCGGAAGAACTGAAGAGTATGCCTCTGCCGGAAAACACGCAGCGGTTCATGAGCGAATATTACATGCCCGATCTGAACGATCCGACGTCGATGGGTCAGGTGATCCAGCCGGTCCTGTTCGTAGGCACCAAAGCCCCCGAGGGCCTGGATGACCTGGAACGTCGCGAAGTGCTCTCGAAGTTTTTAACCTCGCAGGCGAACCCCTGGTTCTCGCGGGCCATCGTGAACCGGATGTGGTCGGAAATGCTGGGCGAAGGCTTTTACATGCCCATCGATGATATTGGTCCCGAGCGGAGTGCCGTCTATCCTGAAGTACTTGATGCCCTCGCCCAGGGCTTTACCGCCAGCGGCTATGATCTGAAGTGGCTTTGTCGGACGATTACCAATACCCGGGCTTACCAGCGGAAGATGCAGAAGCGGTCTGAAGGACAGCTGCAGACGCCCTTCGCGGCTCAGCTTCCGACTCGTCTGCGAGGCGATCAGATTTTCACAGCCATCACGCAGGTGTTCGGCGTGGATGATCTGCAGGCCGATCGCAGTGCCGGCAACCGACGCTACCAGCGTAGCCGTTCGGCCCGGGGACAGTTCAGCAGCCTGTTTACATTCGATCCATCCACTTCACAGGATGAGATCACCGGCGATGTTCCACAGGCACTGTTCATGATGAATTCCGAAGCCCTCAACGGCATGCTGGGAGCGAATCGATCGACGAAACTCGCCCAGATCGCCCGCGACTACCCCGAGAATAAAGCGGCAATCCAGGAACTGTATCTGCTCACACTCTCACGAGAGCCGAGTGAAAAAGAACTGGAGATCTGCGAGGACTACTTCCAGCAGGCCGAAAGGCGTGAGACTGCCCTCGAAGACCTGATGTGGAGTCTGCTCAACTCGAGTGAGTTTATCACCAAGCGTTGA